From the genome of Candidatus Desulfarcum epimagneticum:
GCGTATACAAGAAGCGCTTTATCATGAATTTAGTCCTGGACAGGTTTTTATGCTGGATGAAAATGCGTTGGTTGAAGCGATTCAATCACTACATTCGTCTGCCAAGTGGCAACGTAAGTTCAGTTTCACGGAGTCCGCCGGCGTTGCATTGGTTCATTGCAATATAAATAGAGAAGAGGCGTTTGATTTGTTGAATGATTATTTTAAAGGAGTTCAAATCAATGCCGAATAAAAAACAAATTTCTGAATTCATTGGTATAACACCCGGTTTTTTAAGAGCGACCAATTTGGCTAATGATTGGGAGAAGGTGGATAGTTCTGCTGGATATATTATTACCCCTAACGTAATACAGTCTTTGGAAAGAATATCGAAAGGCTTAACTATTAAAAATGGACAGAAAGCATTCTCTTTAATTGGACCATATGGAAGTGGTAAATCTGCGTTCGCCGTCTTTTTATGTCAATTATTGGGTAGGGATTCAGAACGTTCGAAAAATGCCACCTCATTACTATCTAAAGCCAATCACCCTTCTTTGAATAAAACCCAAGTGAAACGCGTTAAAAAAGAAGGACATGGCTACCTTCCCATTGCCATCACGGCACGGCGTCGTCCTATATCACAGTTGCTATTAGATGGCATTCTAAAAGCAGCTTTTCTTTTAGATCTAACGAAATCGACAAACCATTTAATATCAAGGATACAAGAAGCGCTTGAAAAAAAATTCTGGAAAGATTCAGGCACGATTATTCAATTTCTTTTGGAGATAAAAAAGGAAGCTGTATTTCAAAGATTTTCCGGGTTGTTTCTAATGATTGATGAAGCTGGAAAAACACTTGAGTATGCGCTACAAGACAAAAATGGAGGCGATGTATATATATTTCAGGAAATTGCCGAGCTTGCCAACAGACAACAAAAAAATCCAATTTTGTTTTTAATCATATTGCACCAAATGTTTGATGATTATGTTGAGCTGTCTGATCGTACGATTAGAAATGAGTGGGTTAAAGTGCAAGAGAGATTTCAATCTGTTCAATTCGCCGAGTCGGCAGCAACAACCATCCGAATGATTGCAAAAGCGATAAGGCATTCAAAATCTCTGCCTAAAGCAGTTGGTGATAAAATTTCAGAAGAGTTGTCGACATTAAAAAGAAAAGAAGCTCCTTTACCACTAGGATTGAATTTTAGCTCTTTTGAAAAATTAGCCAAAGATGCTTGGCCTCTTCATCCAACAGTATTGCTTGCTATCCCACATTTATTTAGGCGTTTGGCACAGAATGAGCGATCAATTTTTTCATATTTAACCAGCCTTGAACCTTATGGATTTCAAGAGTTTAGTAAAAGGGAACTTACCGAAGAAGACCATTTTGTTCGATTGAAAGATATTTATAATTATCTATTGGCCAATTTTGAGGTTGGACTGTCTCGTCTACCTCATGCAAAAAGGCTTTTAGAAGCCAATGATATTATTCATAGCAAGGCCCAGCTAACGGTTGATGAAGTTGATTTAATTCGCTCAGTAGCATTGTTGAATGTTTTAGGTGAAATGTGTCCCCTGGGGGCTACTAACCGCTTGATGGCCAGCGCCGCATCAAATATCAATAAGATTGAAAGCAAACTAGACACGTTAAGAAGCCAATCTATATTAACTTATCGGAGATTGGATGGCACCTATAGAGTGTGGGAGGGTAGTGATGTCGATATACATGCCAGAATGAAGGAAGCCAGACGAAAACTACAAATGGAGGGCAAGTCTTTGTACGAAACTTTGTCCCAACATTTGCCTTCACGTTCCATGGTAGCCAGGCGGAATAGCCTGGAAACTGGCGCGCACAGATATTTCAAGATAGTTTATTCAGAAAGAATAAACGGTAACTACAACAATCTTTTTAAGTGTTTAGATGGGGCGGCAGGTTTAATTTTAGTATTGCTTCCTCAAGCAGACTATAAGGCAGCTCAAACTAAGGCCAATCAAGCGACAGCGTCCTATGACGTGGTCAAGTAAAAACAGACACTTTTTTTAGGCTGCTTTTTTCAAGGCCGTCATTTTTTCAAATTCTTTTGGGCTCAGATAGCCCAAGTAAGAATGACGACGTTTGCTGTTGTAAAACATCTCGATGTAATCAACAATATCTCGCCGGGCTTCTTCCCTTCGGAAATACCTGGAATCGAACACACGTTCTGTTTTCAGACTCCCAAAAAAACTTTCAGCCACACTGTTATCCCAGCAGTCGCCCTTTCGACTCATGCTGCTGATGATTCCATTTACTTTCAACATTTCCTGAAAATCTTTGCTGCAATACTGACTGCCGCGATCTGAATGAAAAATAAGACCGGGTCCTGACCTCCGACGCCAAATAGCCATACGCAGAGAATCCATTACCAATTTTCTGGTTATTCTATCACTCATTGACCACCCTACAACCCGGCGGGAATATAAATCCAGAACAACCGCCAGGTAAAGCCAGCCCTCATTTGTCCATATATACGTGATATCCGAACAATAGACTCGATCAGGCTCAGGCGAAGAAAACTTTCTTGCCAAAAGGTTCGGCGCCACCGGCAGATTGTGCTTGCTATTCGTGGTTGCTTTGAACTTTCTTCTCTGCTTTACCTCGACTCCGGCGAGCTTCATTAAAGTTCCCGCTTTTGCCCTGCCGCAAGACTCTCCCTGAGCCTCCAATTCCTTCGATATCCGTCGAGTTCCGTATGATGCTCTTGACAGTCGATGAATTTCTTTTACCTTGGGGATTAACCGCTCCCGCTCCCGATGCATCTGTGACTTTTTCCGGTTTTTCCAGGAATAAAAACCGCTTCGGCTTACGCACATCACATAGCACAGGATAGAAACAGAATAGGCCCTCCTTGCTGTATCAATAAACTGATACCTTACCCCAGTTCTTTCGCAAAGAAGGCCGCCGCTTTTTTTAATATTTCACGCTCCAGTCTCAGCCGTTTATTCTCTTTGCGCAACTGTTTTAATTCGTCCTTTATGGATACTGCGCTGTTATGGGGCGCCCCATCCTGTCCACCGCTCTGGATGTTTCTTTTCCACCGGCCAAGCACATTGGCGTGAACCCCAAGGTTTCGACCTGCCTCAGCAAGGGTATATCCTTGTTCGGTGACAAGTTTTACCGCTTCCTCTTTGAATTCCTTTGTGTAACTGCGTCTTTTCTTTGCCTTCATCAAACACCTCCTGTAAGATTCATACCGCAACCTTCAGAAAGTGTCCATTAAAACCATACCACATCACTATGATCGTTTAATAGTAGCGTTGCCAAGGCAGATAGAGGCGCTTCGCGGTGTTGTAGAAGAGGTCGCATGTTTGAATTGGGTAGAAAAAAATACTGAAGAGTTGAGAGATGACCGGGTAGCTCTCAGAGAGCTTAATTTACGTCTCGCGGAAGGAGAGCAGAGAATAGCCCAGTTATTGCAGACATTACTTGATCCGCGCCCGGCTCCGGTTGGCAATTCGTGCCAATGGTTTTGGAATGGAACAGATTATCAGCCAAAAACACCAGTTGACGTAACCCGGCTGCTCTCAAAAGCATGTGACAAAATATATTCCTTGGGGCCACGGGTGCGTAATGAGTTGGTTGCTCGTCGCAAGATATCATCGGCGGCTACTTCTGCGCGACGTTGCTTGATGGAAAAGATGTTGACAGATGGTAAAGAGGAACGGTTAGGAATTGACGGATATCCGCCGGAAAGAAGTATTTATGAATCTATCCTTCATGCAACCGGCATTCATGCAAAAGATTCCAAATCAGATCAATGGATATTTCAAGCGCCACCGAAAGATAATCCTGGAAACCTTTATCCATGCTGGTCCTTATTGGAACAGGAAATCTTTAGACCACAGATTCAAAGAATTGAGGTGAAGCGTTTGTTTGGTAGGCTTTCAGATGTGCCCTATGGTTTACCTGAAGGGATTCACCCCATTTTATTTGCAGCATTTTATATTTTGAACCAGGATGATTTGTTCCTATACCGGGATAATAGTTTTATTCCAGATGTCCAGCCCGCTCACTTTGAGTTACTCCAGAGGCGGCCGGATCTGTTCACCGTCTCTGGCGCGCGCCTTGACGGGACCCGAAAAGCTGTTGTCGATCGTTTGGCAAGGGGGTTGAAACAACCGCCCAAAACGGCAAGCGTTGTCAGAGCTCTTTTTAGGGTTTTGCACTCCCTTCCCCAGGTGACGTTGAAATCATCGCAGTTTGAGGAGTCGCTGGGGCTGAAAATGAAAGAGTGTCTGCTTCAGGCGCAATCGCCCGAAAAATTGTTGTTTAAAGACCTTCCATCCTGCTATGGTCTTGCCCCTTTTGACGACAATGAAGTCAGGAGCGAGGATATCGACACCTTTTTTGTTCAATTGAATAAAAGCCTTTCCGCTCTTCGAGATCACGCTGATAATTTATTGAGCCAAGCCCGGGATAATCTGTTGAAAAAGTGCGGATTACCAGTGGGGATAGATGGCTGGTGCGAATTGGAAAAAAAGGCCGCGTGGATGAATCCTCGTGTCAGCCATGATGTATTAACACCTTTTTTCAAATGTGTTGGCAACGGCGCTATGGATAACCATAATGCCCGCCCTGCTATCTCTTATGTGGCGACTCGACCCTTTGAACTCTGGACCGATATGGA
Proteins encoded in this window:
- a CDS encoding conserved hypothetical protein (Evidence 4 : Unknown function but conserved in other organisms) — encoded protein: MNWVEKNTEELRDDRVALRELNLRLAEGEQRIAQLLQTLLDPRPAPVGNSCQWFWNGTDYQPKTPVDVTRLLSKACDKIYSLGPRVRNELVARRKISSAATSARRCLMEKMLTDGKEERLGIDGYPPERSIYESILHATGIHAKDSKSDQWIFQAPPKDNPGNLYPCWSLLEQEIFRPQIQRIEVKRLFGRLSDVPYGLPEGIHPILFAAFYILNQDDLFLYRDNSFIPDVQPAHFELLQRRPDLFTVSGARLDGTRKAVVDRLARGLKQPPKTASVVRALFRVLHSLPQVTLKSSQFEESLGLKMKECLLQAQSPEKLLFKDLPSCYGLAPFDDNEVRSEDIDTFFVQLNKSLSALRDHADNLLSQARDNLLKKCGLPVGIDGWCELEKKAAWMNPRVSHDVLTPFFKCVGNGAMDNHNARPAISYVATRPFELWTDMDAERFPGLADGIAEQYGKAWRNFGSPDAALTQEEMRQKQRVTEKIGAQLEKFAKENSPNAVAAALRELLLKYENLTFKEDE
- a CDS encoding conserved hypothetical protein (Evidence 4 : Unknown function but conserved in other organisms) → MPNKKQISEFIGITPGFLRATNLANDWEKVDSSAGYIITPNVIQSLERISKGLTIKNGQKAFSLIGPYGSGKSAFAVFLCQLLGRDSERSKNATSLLSKANHPSLNKTQVKRVKKEGHGYLPIAITARRRPISQLLLDGILKAAFLLDLTKSTNHLISRIQEALEKKFWKDSGTIIQFLLEIKKEAVFQRFSGLFLMIDEAGKTLEYALQDKNGGDVYIFQEIAELANRQQKNPILFLIILHQMFDDYVELSDRTIRNEWVKVQERFQSVQFAESAATTIRMIAKAIRHSKSLPKAVGDKISEELSTLKRKEAPLPLGLNFSSFEKLAKDAWPLHPTVLLAIPHLFRRLAQNERSIFSYLTSLEPYGFQEFSKRELTEEDHFVRLKDIYNYLLANFEVGLSRLPHAKRLLEANDIIHSKAQLTVDEVDLIRSVALLNVLGEMCPLGATNRLMASAASNINKIESKLDTLRSQSILTYRRLDGTYRVWEGSDVDIHARMKEARRKLQMEGKSLYETLSQHLPSRSMVARRNSLETGAHRYFKIVYSERINGNYNNLFKCLDGAAGLILVLLPQADYKAAQTKANQATASYDVVK
- a CDS encoding transposase; this translates as MKAKKRRSYTKEFKEEAVKLVTEQGYTLAEAGRNLGVHANVLGRWKRNIQSGGQDGAPHNSAVSIKDELKQLRKENKRLRLEREILKKAAAFFAKELG
- a CDS encoding conserved hypothetical protein (Evidence 4 : Unknown function but conserved in other organisms); amino-acid sequence: MHRERERLIPKVKEIHRLSRASYGTRRISKELEAQGESCGRAKAGTLMKLAGVEVKQRRKFKATTNSKHNLPVAPNLLARKFSSPEPDRVYCSDITYIWTNEGWLYLAVVLDLYSRRVVGWSMSDRITRKLVMDSLRMAIWRRRSGPGLIFHSDRGSQYCSKDFQEMLKVNGIISSMSRKGDCWDNSVAESFFGSLKTERVFDSRYFRREEARRDIVDYIEMFYNSKRRHSYLGYLSPKEFEKMTALKKAA